GCGGGGCGAATCGCCAAGTTCCGGCAAAACGTCGACAACGCCGATGATCGATACTGTTTTTTGATCGTGCAACGCAAAGGGTTCTGCCAGTTGCACCTGGATGGGCATTCGATCGAACTTGCGCCAGGTGAGTTGGCGATAATGGACCAGGCCGGAGAGTGCAGCGTTGAGCCTCAAGGTCTCATTGAACAGGTCTCCATTTCGATCTCGCGGGATCGAGTACGGGCGCTGCACCTTCAGGGTGCGCTGTCCGGGAAATTACAAAGCAACTGCCCCAGTGGCCGCCTCTTGCGCTCACTCGTCAATCAGATCATGCACGATCAGGAAACCTGCTTTACCGGCGATGATGGGCTGGGGATGCAGGATGCGTTGATCGCCCTGTTACTGCCGACCCTGGTGGAGCGTGCGAGTAGCCACGGGCTCGAAGAAATCCTGCAGATCAACGATCTACGTCGCCAGATAGAACGCATGGTCAGCGAGCACCTGCATCGTCCCGACTTGAGTCCGGAATGGATGGCCAATCAGCTGGGAATATCCATCCGCCACTTATACCGCTCGTTCGAAAACAGCGGGGACAGTGTGTGTCGCTTCATCCAGCGGGCGCGGCTGCAGCGTTGCGCCAGTGATTTGGGGAATCCGTGCCTGCGCCATGAAAACATTACGGAAATTGCTTACCGTTGGGGCTTCTCGGATTCGGCGCATTTCAGCAAGATTTTCAAGAAGCAGTACCTGCGATCTCCCAGGGATTTTCGCGGCGAGGCGGTGCTGTGTTCGTGAGCGTTGGGCCGGGCTAAAGGCATTGGAAATGCCTGGCCCCTGGCCGCTCAGGCTGGCTTTTGCAGGCGAAACGCCCTCGGTGACACACCGAAACGTGCCTTGAAAGACCGGGAAAAATGGCTCACGTCATTGAACCCCCAGTTGTATGCCACGCTGGAGACCTTTTCGTAGGCACCGTGGCGCTTGAGGTCTTCAGCGCACTGTTCCAGCCTTCTTTCCAGAATGTAGCGACCAATGGTGGTGCCGCAGTTGGCGAACAAGCGGTGCAGGTTGCGCACCGATGTGCCCACCCGATCAGCCACCATTGAAGGCGAGAGGGCACTATTGATCAGTTGCGCCTCTATGCACGCCTTGGCTTTTTTCAACATGAACGCCTGGGTCTGTTGTTGATACGCGCCGTTCAGCCTTGGGTTTTCACTTACGCTGGGCCGCATCAGCGCCAGCAGGGCATCGAGCATCGCCTCGGACTCACAGGCTTCGGCCTCTCCCACATCAAACAGTTGTTGCGCAAGCATGCCCGTCAGCGCTCCCAGCCTTGAGCCCGCCGCGATACGGTGGTTAAGCAAGATCTGCCGGTGACGAAACCGCGACTCGATGTGATGCCGAGGAATGGTCAGCGACAGCTGATCCGAGAGCCCGGTGAAATAGAAATCGCATGGCTTGTTGACGTCAAGCAGTACCAGGTCATTGGGGTTGAGAACGGTCTGCCCGTTGTCCTGGCACATCACGCCAGAACCTTTCATTTGCATGACCAGGTAGTAAAAGTCCCGATCGTCACGCCGAATATCACTCTGTTGCCGGTGCACGTGATGGCAGTTGCTGACGATTCTGGCGCCAGCGCAGAGGGCGTTGGCACTCGTAGAGGGAAGAATGCTGCCGGCAAAAGTCACCGAGCCCTGTTCAAGGGGCGGTTCGGCATGGAAGGTTCCGCAGCTGCTGGACAGGTGATGATTCCACTCTTCAAAGCCCCGTGCGCCCGTATGCATGACCGTGTTCATCGCGACCCTCTTTCCGGGCCCAGTGGCACTCGGAACAAACAAATTCTGTAGTGGAATGATGTCAGCCTTCGTGCGGTTCGATGGGCGTTTTTCGTAAAGCCCCATGGGGTTTGAATCGCGACTAACCTTATCGTTGTGATAGCAAAATTCAGGCCGTATTGGTGTTTTTCGAACCGCCTGAATAGGTGATCTGTTTCAACGCCCTGGGGGTGATTCCAGGTTTTTCGAGGGGCTGGCTGACCGTGAAGTGCCAGAAAATCGGGCGAAAATTCCCATCGTGCACGGGGTCAATGCTTCATTTAGTAACATGTTAACCAGGCGGGGTGCTTCTTTTACGGCCAACAGGAACCGGGCCGGACCATCCTGGCAGTCTCGGTCAACTCGTTGGCTCTATAGCGCATGGTGCGCGGCGCAAACCGGCGTTTAAATGAAGACCTGATGCTGAATCGGCGCGAGGTGAACCACGGTGTTCATTCAGTCCCGATGCCTCATTCGATGATTTGATGAACGCACTGTTGTGAGGAAGTCTCATGCTCTCTGTAGAAACGCCAACCACTTACTACACAGCCACGCGTAAGTACGACCTGAAATTCCCCGACCTTGAGGCAGATATCGAGGCTGATGTCGTCGTCATCGGTGGCGGGTTTTCCGGTGTCAATACTGCCCTTGAGCTGGCAGAGCGGGGCGTCACCAACGTTGTGGTGCTTGAAGCGCGTTACCTGGGGTTCGGAGGGTCGGGGCGCAACGGCGGGCACGTCATGGCCGGGATCGGTCATGACCTGGAAAAAATCCGCAAGGACGTGGGCGAAGACGGCCTTCGTGCGATCTTCGAAATCAGCGACCAGGGCGCTGCCATTATCAAAAGCCGTATCGATAAATACGCTATCGACGCGGATTTTCGCCAGGGCTATGGCTACCTTGGCTTCAATAAGCGCCAAGGCAAACTGCTGCAGGCCTGGGAAAAGGAATACAAGGAACTGAGCCCGGATTGCGAGATCGCCTATCTGGAAGGTGCCGATGTGAAAAAGATCATTGGTTCCGAGGCCTACAGTTGCGCGTTGATGCACATGGGTAACGGCCATATCCACTCCTTGAACCTGCTGCTGGGTGAGGCCAAGGCGCTGGTCAGTCATGGCGGCCGCGTGTTTGAAAACACGCCGGTCCTGGAAGTGACCTACGGCGACACCATCCATGTGCGTACCGCCAAGGGGTCGGTTCGGGCCAAAAAAATTCTTTGGTCATGCGGCGCGTTTCTTGATCGGCTGGAACCGGAACTGCACAAGACCATGATCAGTACGTACGCCTTCCAACTGGTGACGGAGCCGCTTTCAGACGCGCTGATTGAACAGATCAGTCCGATTCGTGGGGCCTTCAGTGATATACGCCCGGTGATCGATTACTTCCGGGTCACCAATGAGAATCGGCTGCTATTTGGCGCAGCCACTTACTGCATCGACTACATCCCCAACAATTTGAAGGCGTGGAATCGCAAGTTGATGTTGAACATCTTCCCTTATCTCAAAGACGTAAAAATCGACCTGGCCTGGGGAGGGCCAATGGAGTGTTCGGCCAACCTGTTTCCGCAGATTGGTACCTTGCCGGGGCGCCCTAACGCGTTCTACGTCCAGGGGTATTCGGGCTTCGGCGTTACCCCAAGCCATGTGGTCAGCCGGGTGCTTGCTGAAGGCATCATGGGCGGTTCAAAACATTACGCCGTCATGAGCTCGATTCCCCGGACCCAAATTTACGGGAAGGAACAATTTCGGTCGCTGATTTGCACGTTCGGCAAGGTCACGCACCAACTCGGCGGCTATTTCAACGGCCGCCGCTGATCACTGAGCTTTCATTTTCCCAGGAAGAGGTATTTTTAAAATGCAGCACGTGGATGAATTGAGCGTGGCCCTCAGAGAGCGCCTGAGTGTCCTTGAAACGCTTTGGAAAGAGCAGGATGCTTCGGGGATCGTGCAGCAACTGTACACCCATGAAACTGAAATCACTGGCGCGGGCACCCCGGAACTCTATTCGGGCAGTGCGGCGCTGGGTGGGCTGGTTGCGTCGTTGGTGGGGGACACGCATTCGGCGAGTATTCGTATCGATCGTCTACGTGCGCTGGCCCCCAGTGTGGCTTATACCTGGGTGACCTGGGACGTGCAGCCGAAGGTGGGACAGGCGTTCAACATGAAAAGCCTCTTCGTCTGGAAACTTGAAACCCAAG
This genomic window from Pseudomonas sp. Bout1 contains:
- the feaR gene encoding transcriptional regulator FeaR, with translation MNQDGLRPETGHWDKAIRSACGSFTTYLRSEHSLFIGEMMQRDLGGVGFAELRTNAGRIAKFRQNVDNADDRYCFLIVQRKGFCQLHLDGHSIELAPGELAIMDQAGECSVEPQGLIEQVSISISRDRVRALHLQGALSGKLQSNCPSGRLLRSLVNQIMHDQETCFTGDDGLGMQDALIALLLPTLVERASSHGLEEILQINDLRRQIERMVSEHLHRPDLSPEWMANQLGISIRHLYRSFENSGDSVCRFIQRARLQRCASDLGNPCLRHENITEIAYRWGFSDSAHFSKIFKKQYLRSPRDFRGEAVLCS
- the feaR gene encoding transcriptional regulator FeaR; the encoded protein is MNTVMHTGARGFEEWNHHLSSSCGTFHAEPPLEQGSVTFAGSILPSTSANALCAGARIVSNCHHVHRQQSDIRRDDRDFYYLVMQMKGSGVMCQDNGQTVLNPNDLVLLDVNKPCDFYFTGLSDQLSLTIPRHHIESRFRHRQILLNHRIAAGSRLGALTGMLAQQLFDVGEAEACESEAMLDALLALMRPSVSENPRLNGAYQQQTQAFMLKKAKACIEAQLINSALSPSMVADRVGTSVRNLHRLFANCGTTIGRYILERRLEQCAEDLKRHGAYEKVSSVAYNWGFNDVSHFSRSFKARFGVSPRAFRLQKPA
- a CDS encoding FAD-binding oxidoreductase, translating into MLSVETPTTYYTATRKYDLKFPDLEADIEADVVVIGGGFSGVNTALELAERGVTNVVVLEARYLGFGGSGRNGGHVMAGIGHDLEKIRKDVGEDGLRAIFEISDQGAAIIKSRIDKYAIDADFRQGYGYLGFNKRQGKLLQAWEKEYKELSPDCEIAYLEGADVKKIIGSEAYSCALMHMGNGHIHSLNLLLGEAKALVSHGGRVFENTPVLEVTYGDTIHVRTAKGSVRAKKILWSCGAFLDRLEPELHKTMISTYAFQLVTEPLSDALIEQISPIRGAFSDIRPVIDYFRVTNENRLLFGAATYCIDYIPNNLKAWNRKLMLNIFPYLKDVKIDLAWGGPMECSANLFPQIGTLPGRPNAFYVQGYSGFGVTPSHVVSRVLAEGIMGGSKHYAVMSSIPRTQIYGKEQFRSLICTFGKVTHQLGGYFNGRR
- a CDS encoding DUF4440 domain-containing protein, which codes for MQHVDELSVALRERLSVLETLWKEQDASGIVQQLYTHETEITGAGTPELYSGSAALGGLVASLVGDTHSASIRIDRLRALAPSVAYTWVTWDVQPKVGQAFNMKSLFVWKLETQGWRIAADMYADGVIPA